The genomic DNA ATCCTGAAAGACAGGATGGCTACGGCCGGTTTTGCCGATACAAGGTCTGTAGGAAGTAACAAAACCCCGGAAGGCAGGCAGATGAATCGCCGGACGGAAATCATCCTTTCAATTAAGGGATCCCCCGAAAAAAAGGAGAAATAAGGTGTACCAGGAATATTTCGGATTAACGGCAAAGCCCTTTTCGGAAACACCGAATACGGAATTTTTTTATCTCTCTTCCAAGCACCAGGAGGGGTTGGCTCATTTAGAGTACAATATTCTGGATGGAAAAGGGTTTACCTTGTTGATCGGGGAGGTGGGTACCGGGAAAACCACGCTTTGCCGGGCCTTGATTGAACGTCTGGATAAAGATAAAATAACCGTCGCCCATGTTATCCACACCAACCTGGATTTTCACGAGTTTTTGCGGGAAGTGGTTGAAGAATTGGGGATGCCTTCACAGGGTCTGCAAAGGTGGGATCTTTTAAAGGCCTTAAATCAATATTTGATCGAGGCCTACGCTCAGAATCGTAAAGTGGTTTTGATTGTCGATGAGGCCCAAAATTTGGCTCCTTCGGTCCTGGAAGGGGTGCGGATGCTTTCAAATTTGGAGACTCCCCAGGAAAAATTGATTCAGATCGTTTTTGTAGGGCAGCCAGGGCTCATGGATCGTATTCAACAGCCGGAGCTGCTTCAATTAAAACAAAGGATAGCCGGTTTTTTCTTTTTAGGCCCTTTGACCGAAAAAGAGACCAAAGAATATATTCTCTTTCGAATGGGATGTGCCCAACCGAAACCTTCCTTGCGATTTGCTCCTGAGGCCCTGGATTTAATTTATAGAATAACTGGCGGGGTCCCCCGGCTGATAAATTTTTTGTGTGATTTTAGCATCATGCAAGCTTATGTGGCTGGGAGTTGGACGATTGATGCTTCTCTGGTCCAAAAGGCCTATACGGAAATAAAGGGAACCTCCTGTCCTATTGAACAAAAGGAGTCTAAAGAAAAACGCCTTGAAGGCAAGTTTCAAGGAATTCCGAGGAAGGATGAAACCGGTTTGGTTTCCCTTAAGCCTTTTTCGAACCCTAAGATGCAACTCTCTGAAGTTGATGTGGAAGGGATTTTCCCCGAAGAGGAAGAAAAATTCTTTTTTCCGGAGAAAAAATCAATAGGTAAAAAAATAGCCTTGGCCTTCGGCTTGGTTTTAACTTTGGGAGGACTGGGGTCTTTTCTTCTCTGGGAAATGGACATGGAGAAGTGGAAACCTAATGCCATTTCCCCTGCCTATCAAATAAAAATGCCGGTGTCTGAACAGGGGGGGGATATTCAGTCTAGATTGTCTATGGCTGAAAAAAAGCTGAGTAAAATAAGCCCAGAATTAAGCGATTAAAAATTTGTCTTGAGGAGCACCTCATTGAGTACAATGGAAGAAGCCTTAAAAAAGGCCATGGAACAAAAGGAAGAGGTCCGAGTGCGTGGCGATGCCCTCCAGCAAATCGTTGAAGAGGCAGTCAGAAAGGCCTTGGGCGGGAACCCAAAAACCGAGGAAACGGAATCGTCTCCCCGACCTTTTTCGAACCGGACGGAATCCTATGCCGATCGAAAGATCTCGGTTGATGAGGTTTACCCTAAAGAAGGCGGCCATTCGCTCATGTGGCATCAAGGGATCAATTCGATTGCCATCAATGTCAAAATGAGGATCGGGGAGG from Deltaproteobacteria bacterium includes the following:
- a CDS encoding AAA family ATPase encodes the protein MYQEYFGLTAKPFSETPNTEFFYLSSKHQEGLAHLEYNILDGKGFTLLIGEVGTGKTTLCRALIERLDKDKITVAHVIHTNLDFHEFLREVVEELGMPSQGLQRWDLLKALNQYLIEAYAQNRKVVLIVDEAQNLAPSVLEGVRMLSNLETPQEKLIQIVFVGQPGLMDRIQQPELLQLKQRIAGFFFLGPLTEKETKEYILFRMGCAQPKPSLRFAPEALDLIYRITGGVPRLINFLCDFSIMQAYVAGSWTIDASLVQKAYTEIKGTSCPIEQKESKEKRLEGKFQGIPRKDETGLVSLKPFSNPKMQLSEVDVEGIFPEEEEKFFFPEKKSIGKKIALAFGLVLTLGGLGSFLLWEMDMEKWKPNAISPAYQIKMPVSEQGGDIQSRLSMAEKKLSKISPELSD